From a single Eremothecium sinecaudum strain ATCC 58844 chromosome III, complete sequence genomic region:
- the MRPL17 gene encoding mitochondrial 54S ribosomal protein mL46 (Syntenic homolog of Ashbya gossypii AFR635C; Syntenic homolog of Saccharomyces cerevisiae YNL252C (MRPL17)): MTSQGASTMARGAKPVMKSISAALMLSRIPIVTPELTKIESQYYKYQSELEKRLMWSFPQYYYFKRGTLAERRFVKLQKPVVSKQPGVWFPKGVPDIKLNRERSRKQDIILPRGAESDDVTDISRAIKPNSRVTEADEKNDITSLERKLARTLYLVVKDNSSKWRFPSVAVPSKNSEVKPLHELAEANLRSLSRHDINTWTVSNTPIGVLEQESEAEFIIKSHIISGKFELLEEAPYSEHAWLSKDEIEGCVDPSYFDNVKFLLSDI, from the coding sequence ATGACTTCTCAAGGTGCTAGCACGATGGCTCGTGGAGCCAAGCCGGTGATGAAGTCTATTAGTGCTGCGTTAATGCTTTCCCGTATTCCAATTGTCACACCTGAACTAACGAAGATAGAATCTCAGTACTATAAGTATCAGTCAGAACTGGAAAAACGTCTAATGTGGTCATTCCCTCAGTACTACTACTTTAAGAGGGGTACATTGGCTGAACGTCGTTTTGTGAAGTTGCAGAAACCTGTGGTTTCGAAACAACCTGGGGTTTGGTTTCCTAAGGGTGTACCAGACATTAAGCTCAACAGAGAAAGAAGCAGGAAGCAGGATATTATCTTACCCAGGGGAGCTGAAAGTGATGATGTCACTGATATTTCAAGAGCTATTAAACCAAATTCTAGAGTTACAGAAGCTGACGAGAAGAACGATATTACTAGCTTGGAACGGAAGTTGGCAAGAACACTATATCTTGTTGTCAAAGACAATAGCAGTAAATGGAGGTTCCCTAGTGTAGCTGTGCCTTCAAAGAACTCTGAAGTGAAACCTTTGCATGAGCTTGCGGAAGCTAATTTGAGATCTTTAAGCCGGCACGACATAAATACCTGGACTGTTTCGAACACACCTATTGGTGTTTTGGAGCAGGAATCAGAGGCTGAGTTTATCATCAAATCGCATATTATAAGTGGGAAGTTTGAACTACTGGAGGAAGCACCATATTCTGAACACGCCTGGCTTTCAAAGGACGAAATAGAGGGTTGCGTGGATCCAAGCTATTTCGATAATGTCAAGTTCCTTTTATCTGATATTTAA
- a CDS encoding HCL569Wp (Non-syntenic homolog of Kluyveromyces lactis KLLA0A12045g): MNKMNTPMEFHKNSNSAFLKGLAAISMTIFASFYLVKLWYLIAQNQVPNTTVTDLAVTHEHLYGTAVADYDELAKRGIITDVIGFFTDAANSFLTTFANVAGYWGKRACDYLPMAMLFGIPAIATDAVACIGLSLASLVLTAIALIVGTVGQIIVGLGSDSSSSSSSSHATLPEGITMLGAARRSLQAREVLQHGQLDSFISSSLPGFTPSEEINRSVQESLNNGKLLILPTVLFAGVIGDSQGGSEQAVWGIEHADHFSVTFTEPGGKDAALAGLSKSVPQGGEALWHSYSVKGADVSKAADIFTRRTSILSGGLASIQGALNLITETAGSGSPLSAAAEGVCLAAGGTSGTVLGQLYTNSYGSVDSRCLNPAGWSA, translated from the coding sequence ATGAACAAAATGAACACACCAATGGAATTTCACAAGAATAGTAACTCAGCGTTCTTGAAGGGGCTGGCAGCGATCAGTATGACGATCTTCGCATCCTTCTACCTGGTCAAGTTGTGGTACCTCATCGCCCAAAACCAAGTACCTAACACCACTGTCACTGACTTGGCGGTCACTCACGAACACCTATACGGTACTGCAGTTGCCGATTATGATGAATTGGCCAAGAGAGGTATCATTACCGATGTTATTGGATTCTTCACCGATGCTGCTAACAGTTTCTTAACCACCTTTGCTAATGTTGCTGGTTACTGGGGTAAGAGGGCATGTGACTACTTGCCTATGGCCATGCTATTCGGAATTCCAGCCATTGCAACCGATGCAGTTGCTTGTATTGGTCTATCTTTGGCTTCTCTAGTTTTGACAGCTATCGCGCTCATCGTTGGTACCGTTGGACAAATTATTGTCGGTTTGGGAAGTgattcttcttcttcttcttcttcaagtCATGCAACCCTACCTGAAGGTATAACCATGTTAGGTGCTGCTAGAAGATCTCTACAAGCTAGAGAAGTTCTACAACACGGTCAATTAGACAGTTTCATCAGCTCTTCTCTCCCAGGTTTCACTCCTAGCGAAGAGATTAACAGAAGTGTCCAAGAAAGTCTAAACAACGGCAAGTTGCTCATTCTACCAACAGTCCTCTTTGCAGGTGTTATTGGTGATTCTCAGGGCGGTTCCGAACAAGCTGTATGGGGTATTGAACATGCTGACCACTTCTCTGTTACCTTCACTGAACCAGGTGGAAAGGACGCTGCTTTGGCTGGTCTATCCAAGTCTGTTCCTCAAGGTGGTGAAGCTTTGTGGCACTCATACTCTGTTAAGGGCGCTGATGTTAGTAAGGCTGCTGACATCTTTACAAGACGTACTAGTATTCTAAGCGGTGGTCTCGCAAGTATCCAAGGCGCTTTGAACTTGATTACAGAAACTGCAGGTTCAGGTAGTCCTCTATCTGCTGCTGCCGAAGGTGTCTGTCTTGCTGCAGGTGGTACTAGTGGTACTGTCCTCGGTCAATTGTACACCAACAGCTACGGATCTGTTGACAGCAGATGTTTGAACCCAGCTGGATGGTCTGCTTAG
- the TEX1 gene encoding Tex1p (Syntenic homolog of Ashbya gossypii AFR634W; Syntenic homolog of Saccharomyces cerevisiae YNL253W (TEX1)) yields the protein MDKSSKNLISNPGNDFLTTELLARLYKRLLSGWEYRKVKIRDDHRYKLEHPSRLERRNITKNEVIAISANAIGSLAAWTRADGSISIMNAITKRHYFTINDAHGKDRICLSLAWNPVEADQFATVGNSTTVKVWTCSDTKNPSFKSFFTGPRMKNSQCVFDPFGKWLLVLTKTDELYLFDVLAGYQLHSISKLYEGEESELGERAGTACSICWLNDGRHIAIGSKNGAIRMLKLCDKGFEEIHMITGHLDEISSLVADPWGLYLVAGSHDGSCSVWSLKDYTCKHVFADFKGLVENVSISNDGFLLSVSSRQASKGTSNATFLSLNSYEKLYEHTFKDVSHALVCFIPEGLKILVTDEKDTIILLKSGCRSILHIQEEVEEMEENVKPTVLPPAAKEELRKASKRRRSEKLRSIDRSKEANPRVNNYEEPSRPMRGAIERNHQRRDEGPRYRRDRAITRHARDDFVVKRY from the coding sequence ATGGATAAAAGCTCTAAAAACCTTATTAGTAATCCAGGGAATGATTTTTTAACCACTGAGCTCTTGGCGAGGCTATATAAACGTCTATTAAGCGGTTGGGAATATAGAAAGGTAAAAATCCGTGATGACCACAGGTACAAGCTTGAGCATCCTTCTCGGCTGGAACGCCGAAATATTACTAAAAATGAAGTCATTGCAATTAGTGCAAATGCAATCGGTTCATTAGCTGCATGGACGAGAGCTGATGGTTCAATATCAATCATGAATGCCATTACTAAACGTCATTATTTCACTATAAATGATGCTCATGGCAAGGATAGAATATGTTTATCTCTAGCATGGAATCCAGTTGAAGCAGATCAATTTGCTACCGTGGGGAATTCTACTACCGTTAAAGTATGGACATGCTCGGATACTAAAAATCCGTCCTTTAAGAGCTTCTTCACCGGTCCAAGAATGAAAAACTCTCAATGTGTTTTCGATCCTTTTGGTAAATGGCTACTGGTACTCACGAAAACAGATGAACTGTATTTATTTGATGTTCTAGCTGGATATCAGTTGCATTCGATCTCAAAATTGTACGAGGGAGAGGAGTCTGAGCTAGGCGAGAGAGCTGGAACAGCATGTTCTATCTGCTGGTTAAATGATGGCAGGCATATTGCCATTGGATCCAAAAATGGAGCAATACGAATGTTGAAGCTGTGTGATAAAGGTTTTGAGGAAATACACATGATCACTGGTCATCTTGATGAAATCAGCTCGTTAGTTGCCGATCCATGGGGCCTTTATCTAGTTGCAGGGTCTCATGATGGGTCATGTTCTGTGTGGTCTTTGAAGGATTACACTTGCAAGCATGTTTTTGCAGATTTTAAGGGCCTTGTAGAAAACGTCAGTATTTCAAATGATGGATTCTTACTATCAGTGAGTTCACGCCAGGCCTCGAAGGGGACCAGTAATGCTACGTTCTTGTCTTTGAATAGTTATGAGAAGCTATATGAACATACATTTAAAGATGTCTCACATGCACTTGTATGCTTCATTCCAGAAGGTTTAAAGATATTGGTAACCGATGAGAAAGATACTATAATTCTGCTGAAATCTGGTTGTCGTTCAATTTTGCATATTCAAGAGGAAGTGGAGGAAATGGAGGAAAATGTGAAACCTACTGTATTACCTCCAGCCGCTAAGGAGGAATTGCGGAAGGCTTCAAAAAGACGACGCTCTGAAAAGTTACGTTCTATAGATAGAAGTAAGGAAGCCAACCCTCGCGTCAACAATTACGAAGAACCCAGTAGGCCAATGCGTGGTGCTATTGAGCGGAACCACCAACGTAGAGATGAAGGTCCTCGTTATCGTAGGGACCGAGCTATCACTCGCCATGCGAGAGACGATTTTGTAGTGAAAAGATACTAA
- the ECM25 gene encoding Ecm25p (Syntenic homolog of Ashbya gossypii AFR631C; Syntenic homolog of Saccharomyces cerevisiae YJL201W (ECM25)) — translation MPTDIEVDINNIIFQSYSDDPTTGHAIYAFDSTYLPSAAEINDSDLYELLMETLMDKLVARLPHKPYSLVVFSSGFTSKDISWVEGIRMYSRLPKQVKTYLQKMYIVHESFFIRTVCQVLKNVMNIKFFNSGSTKETLVHVSSLSELAEHIDITTLRISLNVYLYDYEINDKITVTENLLDNSGNNLPHKVYRQLIFDKMFKRLQIEAPQTAHIFQKLGSFKKVNILLDVIDRRNYIDLSQWDIHSIATVFLHFIKNRSTPIFPIDSLTLPISDDIDYTFKHFALMMKMNGYYPLVAVVVPFFISLIENSEVTKHTCSSLSKCIAPAMCKEKLAVKNSGRLEDGIKFVGNVLLHFNDFKPRIEEMAGRRPRAKSHSSQQVPTYSPTRNSTTVHRSNSQKVSNPIKSSNFSGKMSSQTSPRLPRRLSLNERPTRGSLSVNNSPAKVVPQELPPRGSPRRPEMMSAPTSATTRANSPTSYKFKTNNTQRNVKRNDRSPHIQLRNTSSTISLQLSPSTQWAEGDAFSIPYCPSSGTGSDSPSDPTVSKARDNNAIITESSKKDKEYISLVQQLTLDRNEKIQSFDEELKMRKLKTTKGATLTKFSPNSYSDITTGNKVSRLAELYEERLLGLKIAGKIKEEDKRAGPV, via the coding sequence ATGCCAACAGATATTGAAGTCGACATCAACAATATCATTTTTCAGTCTTATTCCGATGATCCTACTACTGGACATGCTATATATGCTTTTGATTCAACATATTTGCCATCGGCAGCAGAAATTAATGATAGTGACCTATATGAGCTTCTTATGGAAACACTAATGGATAAACTTGTTGCAAGGTTACCTCATAAGCCGTATTCATTAGTTGTTTTTTCATCAGGCTTTACCTCAAAGGACATTAGTTGGGTCGAAGGTATACGAATGTACTCGCGGCTTCCTAAGCAGGTTAAAACTTACCTTCAAAAGATGTATATTGTGCACGAATCGTTTTTCATTAGAACAGTTTGTCAGGTCTTGAAGAATGTGATGAATATCAAGTTTTTCAATAGTGGATCCACCAAAGAGACTCTAGTACATGTCTCAAGTCTATCTGAGCTTGCAGAGCATATCGACATAACAACTTTACGTATATCTTTGAACGTCTACTTGTACGACTATGAAATTAATGATAAGATCACCGTGACAGAGAATTTGCTGGATAACAGTGGCAATAATTTACCGCATAAAGTATACCGCCAACTTATATTTGACAAAATGTTTAAGCGGCTCCAAATTGAAGCGCCCCAAACTGCACATATATTTCAAAAGCTTGGGTCATTTAAAAAAGTTAACATTCTACTAGACGTGATTGATAGGAGAAATTACATTGACTTATCACAATGGGACATTCATTCCATTGCAACGGTGTTTTTGCATTTCATTAAGAACAGGTCTACACCTATCTTCCCTATTGATTCTTTGACATTGCCAATTAGCGATGATATTGATTATACTTTTAAACACTTTGCTCTtatgatgaagatgaacGGATACTACCCATTGGTCGCCGTAGTCGTCCCCTTCTTCATATCTTTGATAGAAAACAGCGAAGTTACTAAACACACTTGTTCATCATTGAGCAAGTGTATAGCACCGGCGATGTGCAAAGAAAAACTGGCCGTGAAAAATAGTGGACGGCTTGAAGATGGAATTAAATTTGTAGGTAACGTTCTCCTTCATTTCAACGATTTCAAACCCAGAATTGAAGAAATGGCTGGCAGGCGCCCAAGAGCCAAGTCTCACTCTTCACAACAAGTTCCTACATACTCTCCAACACGCAATTCAACTACAGTTCATCGCAGTAACTCTCAGAAGGTCAGCAACCCTATTAAAAGCTCAAACTTTAGCGGCAAAATGTCATCTCAAACATCTCCCCGGCTACCCCGTAGGTTATCTTTAAATGAGCGCCCGACAAGAGGTTCTCTTTCCGTAAACAATTCTCCGGCGAAAGTTGTTCCCCAGGAACTGCCTCCCAGAGGCTCTCCCAGAAGGCCAGAGATGATGAGTGCTCCCACTTCCGCTACTACAAGGGCTAACTCACCAACTTCCTACAAATTCAAGACAAATAATACCCAAAGAAATGTGAAGCGTAACGACCGCTCTCCCCACATTCAGCTCAGAAATACCTCTTCCACGATATCACTTCAGCTTTCTCCTTCGACGCAGTGGGCAGAAGGTGACGCATTTTCCATTCCCTATTGTCCCTCGAGTGGCACCGGTAGTGATTCCCCAAGTGATCCTACCGTATCTAAGGCCCGAGACAATAACGCCATTATCACCGAATCTTCTAAAAAGGACAAAGAGTACATCTCCCTGGTACAGCAACTTACCCTCGATAGGAATGAGAAAATACAGTCTTTCGACGAGGAATTAAAAATGAGAAAGCTAAAAACAACCAAGGGCGCGACTTTGACCAAATTTTCTCCAAATAGTTATTCTGACATTACTACCGGTAATAAAGTGTCGAGACTTGCAGAACTTTACGAAGAAAGATTACTTGGATTAAAAATCGCAGGTAAAATTAAAGAGGAGGATAAACGTGCTGGTCCTGTTTAA
- the NRD1 gene encoding Nrd1 complex RNA-binding subunit (Syntenic homolog of Ashbya gossypii AFR636C; Syntenic homolog of Saccharomyces cerevisiae YNL251C (NRD1)) — MNNHEDFVATLESLKELKSGISGSRIKKLTNYALENVNAEEYLIEKIIYYSRTCAATHKLGSLYVIDSIGRAFLNKCKDTNQAIKSNAQPGTYGHALFTLGENIQTLLSDGVEKSSAENRDKIKDLIDIWDKADLFQKGVLNAVRGVWFALKDTGKSSSLQASDPKERAVQILSNLKPMESISADIKVPAEIDSQDLALQQAALVQLLSSLQAQMGPAIATSASKSHATQENDRAHQPQRQESQSQHYQHHQRHEPTQYIGRSSRSNKRVDNHHEKSRSKSPKRHDKKSNPSNAVSNPNPSNNHHLYPEERNVPTNPHYRPRHVTFDPTLPADHIKVYSRTLFVGGVPNTMKEHEIARLLGKFGEVQSVILNNSRKHAFVKIYSRQEADSILMNYNKDESSPLRIRWAVGFGPRDCCDYQHGSSIIPMHRLTEVDRKWSLCAEWGGTGGQPLQPGVVFEEPDIVVGEGVSSKAISQKMPTDRGNGPKSGKPIAGNTFRHAAPLFPQQPATTRYPPMYQNMTPPMPQPGIYQQQQPIMPVMAPQHHPQDHQQQSGAFDPTAQLNSLMSMLNKQQQ; from the coding sequence ATGAACAATCACGAGGATTTTGTAGCCACCTTAGAATCCTTAAAGGAGTTAAAATCTGGTATCTCCGGTTCTAGAATTAAGAAATTGACCAACTATGCTCTAGAAAATGTAAATGCAGAAGAATACTTGATTGAAAAAATAATATACTATTCGCGTACGTGTGCTGCAACACATAAATTAGGTTCTCTCTATGTTATAGATTCTATCGGACGGGCTTTCTTGAACAAATGCAAAGATACGAACCAAGCGATTAAGTCCAATGCGCAACCAGGTACCTACGGACATGCCTTGTTTACTTTGGGTGAGAATATTCAAACCTTACTTAGCGACGGTGTTGAAAAGAGTAGTGCCGAAAACAGAGATAAGATCAAGGACTTGATCGACATCTGGGATAAGGCGGACTTATTTCAAAAAGGAGTCCTGAATGCTGTCAGAGGTGTATGGTTTGCTCTGAAGGATACAGGGAAGTCTTCTAGTTTACAAGCTTCCGATCCTAAAGAAAGAGCAGTTCAAATCTTGAGTAACCTAAAACCAATGGAATCTATTTCCGCTGATATTAAGGTACCGGCTGAAATAGATTCCCAAGACCTTGCTTTACAGCAAGCGGCCTTAGTTCAATTATTGTCGTCTCTACAGGCACAAATGGGCCCAGCTATTGCAACATCGGCGTCCAAGTCCCATGCCACGCAGGAGAACGACAGAGCACATCAACCTCAACGCCAGGAAAGTCAGAGCCAACACTATCAACATCATCAGCGTCACGAGCCTACACAGTACATTGGTAGGTCATCTAGAAGCAATAAACGTGTCGATAACCACCACGAGAAATCGAGGTCGAAATCTCCAAAGAGACATGACAAGAAAAGCAATCCAAGCAATGCTGTTTCGAATCCTAATCCTAGTAACAATCACCACTTATATCCAGAAGAAAGAAACGTTCCAACAAACCCCCACTATAGGCCAAGACATGTTACATTTGATCCTACACTGCCCGCTGATCATATCAAGGTTTACTCTAGGACCTTGTTCGTCGGCGGAGTCCCAAACACTATGAAAGAACACGAAATTGCCAGACTCTTAGGTAAGTTTGGCGAAGTTCAAAGCGTTATACTAAACAATTCACGTAAACACGCATTTGTCAAAATCTACTCAAGACAAGAGGCAGACAGTATCCTAATGAACTACAACAAAGACGAATCGTCCCCACTTAGAATACGTTGGGCTGTCGGATTCGGTCCAAGGGATTGCTGTGACTACCAACATGGTTCAAGTATTATCCCCATGCATAGATTAACAGAAGTAGACAGGAAATGGTCTCTTTGTGCAGAATGGGGTGGGACTGGCGGTCAACCTCTACAGCCAGGCGTCGTCTTCGAAGAGCCAGATATCGTTGTAGGTGAAGGCGTATCGTCCAAGGCCATCTCACAAAAAATGCCTACTGATAGAGGTAATGGACCAAAATCTGGAAAACCAATAGCCGGCAATACATTCCGTCATGCTGCACCTTTATTCCCTCAACAACCTGCAACTACACGGTATCCACCAATGTATCAAAATATGACCCCACCTATGCCACAACCTGGTATATatcagcagcagcagcctATAATGCCTGTAATGGCTCCTCAGCATCATCCTCAAGATCATCAACAGCAATCGGGCGCTTTTGATCCTACTGCACAATTGAACTCTCTAATGAGTATGTTAAACAAACAGCAACAGTAA
- the RTC4 gene encoding Rtc4p (Syntenic homolog of Ashbya gossypii AFR632C; Syntenic homolog of Saccharomyces cerevisiae YNL254C (RTC4)) translates to MCCTVMSTPSLQKKRNKSIYKTQDDGENSSFFKRHHYTRRLSENTGELSDNEYTSGNSSSSDRQSGRSLDLEGGELLLNKNLERAVSDVDKDSSILSSSSLSISGSSDSDNDSQPVAAGTDTPILFTVPKENMKTIEVTGRLKDIHDEVIQREHTPLEQNTSKMVFKDQFDTVAQYNHIKDVRLRFKKEFNVPRTLFADQLLEKARKYLPLIDQILQGTRASMYYDNARIAFKNSNKAMLSVQEFRTLELRSFTAGYFGVKRQIRLSSEILETYRDELSKHKNPTVQWWGPTDFSHYVLAPEVLSYVCKEEMSFADIEDAWSYMEKTAEYGLVVADEEPMELWEITYEKEKLERLGLGPEYSSLSYRDVPSEKRSNAEPKSSRQLRKRQKLSK, encoded by the coding sequence ATGTGCTGTACCGTTATGTCGACGCCAAGTCTACAAAAGAAGAGGAATAAAAGCATATATAAGACTCAGGATGACGGTGAAAACTCGAGTTTCTTTAAAAGGCATCACTATACAAGGCGCTTAAGCGAGAATACAGGAGAATTGTCGGATAATGAATACACAAGCGGAAACAGTTCAAGTTCCGATCGTCAATCAGGAAGAAGTTTAGACCTAGAAGGTGGCGAGCTACTCTTAAATAAGAATTTAGAACGTGCAGTTAGCGATGTTGATAAAGATAGCAGCATCCTatcgtcatcttcattGTCTATATCAGGTTCAAGTGATAGTGACAATGATTCACAACCTGTAGCAGCAGGTACCGATACTCCAATTTTATTTACGGTTCCAAAGGAAAATATGAAGACAATTGAGGTAACTGGAAGGCTAAAAGATATTCATGATGAGGTTATACAGCGAGAACATACGCCGCTAGAGCAGAATACGAGTAAAATGGTGTTCAAAGATCAATTTGATACTGTTGCACAATATAACCATATTAAAGACGTGCGACTGAGGTTTAAGAAAGAGTTTAACGTGCCTCGGACGTTATTTGCTGATCAACTACTAGAAAAGGCTAGGAAATATTTACCATTAATCGACCAAATACTTCAAGGAACTCGGGCATCAATGTATTACGACAATGCTAGAATTGCATTTAAGAATTCAAATAAGGCAATGTTAAGCGTACAGGAATTCAGGACACTGGAGCTGCGATCGTTTACTGCCGGGTATTTTGGCGTGAAGCGTCAAATCAGGCTAAGCTCAGAAATTTTAGAAACCTATAGAGATGAACTATCTAAGCATAAAAATCCCACGGTACAGTGGTGGGGTCCAACAGATTTCTCGCATTACGTTTTGGCACCTGAAGTGCTGTCTTACGTTTGCAAAGAAGAAATGTCCTTTGCAGATATCGAAGATGCTTGGTCGTATATGGAAAAGACGGCCGAATATGGCTTGGTAGTTGCAGACGAAGAACCGATGGAATTATGGGAAATAACATATGAGAAAGAAAAGCTCGAGAGGCTTGGATTAGGCCCAGAATATTCCAGTTTGAGCTACAGAGACGTACCTTCCGAGAAAAGGTCAAATGCCGAGCCCAAGAGTTCTAGGCAGCTAAGGAAGCGACAAAAATTAAGTAAATAG
- a CDS encoding Hsp20/alpha crystallin family protein (Syntenic homolog of Ashbya gossypii AFR633W; Non-syntenic homolog of Saccharomyces cerevisiae YBR072W (HSP26)): MSLRSPFYDFFDAINQEVDSFNNRYLGDLTRNKSLVKPNSGRVGKWLSSVEIIPPVDLIEHNDYYEIHASIPGVKNGEDINLELHEDKNEVVISGNVPARETEENRDGWRIKECASGSFTRVVELPPQPKIDPEKIEASYNNGVLTLKLQKLPPAERKKVHKIQIASS, translated from the coding sequence ATGTCTTTGAGATCACCATTCTACGACTTCTTTGATGCTATTAACCAGGAAGTTGATTCTTTCAACAATAGGTACCTAGGTGACTTAACCAGAAACAAGTCTCTAGTTAAACCTAACAGTGGAAGAGTTGGCAAATGGCTAAGCAGTGTTGAAATAATACCACCTGTGGACCTAATTGAACACAATGACTACTACGAAATACACGCTAGTATTCCTGGGGTTAAGAACGGTGAAGATATTAACCTAGAGTTGCACGAAGATAAAAATGAAGTAGTCATTTCTGGTAATGTGCCAGCAAGGGAAACTGAAGAAAACCGTGATGGCTGGAGAATAAAGGAATGTGCTTCTGGTAGTTTCACACGTGTCGTGGAACTTCCACCACAGCCTAAGATCGATCCAGAGAAGATTGAGGCTAGTTACAACAATGGTGTGCTAACCTTGAAATTGCAAAAGTTACCTCCAGCTGAGAGAAAGAAGGTCCACAAGATCCAAATCGCCTCCAGTTGA